In a single window of the Nicotiana tomentosiformis chromosome 8, ASM39032v3, whole genome shotgun sequence genome:
- the LOC138898292 gene encoding uncharacterized protein: MLLQITCQDKATQTDPDNTMENLLLAMTTLCKKVESMDEEIQIIRKTAASSQQHDSKNAEIRRSEVSKIPELEGDVEKHLKTHNSLLNTVAGSSTASSSSAKKKEEIKPRYTNINMNNLFSKPFVQKNIQNTQNEIFLPPQINTYKESLNQAKKTYNHITRTYIDNIHKIQNFLNKNPRSQTTQNPNEDYITHYLTGYNKLIALPNTSAKLIATCYNYGLLDTVYTQTGQEIATIPELHRAFMQYRRITKGTLFYIRFYSATAEILYEEIKPIIQVIKIGLTREMLIPERIEEQEEIEKINIPDFYANKRIIGISTILNELANNYLNQNAIWSYYSREQTMIYSNCREIREADMEELRQWVLSLLKPEQPTITRAIRTNFISPELLTRYCKLISHKYPDHICSKCKGEDNIVPDVQLE, encoded by the coding sequence atgttgttgcagattacttgtcaagacaaagctacccaaactgacccagataatacaatggaaaatctACTCTTAGCCATGACTACACTTTGTAAGAAAGTGGAAAGTATGGATGAAGAGATACAGATAATAAGAAAAACAGCAGCTAGTAGTCAGCAGCATGACTCAaaaaatgcggagataagacgatcggaagtctctaaaattccagagctagaaggtgacgttgagaaacacctaaaaactcataacagtttgttaaatacagttgcaggaagcagcacagctagcagttcatctgcaaagaagaaggaagaaattaaacctagatatacaaacataaatatgaacaatttattttcaaaaccattcgtacagaaaaatatccaaaatacccagaacgaaatattcctaccaccacagataaatacctacaaagaaagtctgaaccaagccaaaaagacatacaaccatataacccgtacatatatagacaacatacacaaaatacaaaactttttaaacaaaaacccaagatcccaaactacccaGAATCCAAATGAAGATTATATTACCCATTATCTAACAGGATACAATAAATTAATAGCACTACCAAATACAAGTGCAAAACTAATAGCCACCTGCTACAATTATGGATTACTAGATACTGTATATACACAAACAGGACAGGAGATAGCTACCATACCTGAGTTACACAGAGCATTTATGCAATACAGAAGAATAACTAAAGGAACGTTATTCTATATACGATTTTATTCAGCTACAGCAGAGATATTATATGAAGAAATAAAGCCtatcatacaagttatcaagatcggacttacaagAGAAATGCTCATaccagaaagaatagaagaacaagaagagatagaaaaaataaatattccagacttttatgcaaataaaaggattattggaatatccactatactaaatgaactagcaaacaactacctaaatcaGAATGCgatttggagttattattcaagagaacaaacaatgatatattcaaattgcagagagatacgagaagcagatatggaagaattaagacaatgggtCTTAAGTCTTTTAAAACCAGAACAACCTACAATCACAAGAGCTATAAGGACGAATTTCATCTCTCCAGAACTgttaacaagatattgcaagctaatcagtcacaaatacccagaccacatatgctcaaaatgcaaaggagaagataacattgttccagacgtacaactggaataa